The genomic region TTCGGTTTTTTCGACGAAGGCGCACATCTGCGGGGAAATCGGGTAATGGGACATCAAAGGATCGTCCTGAAGATAAAGATTTAACAGCCGCCACAAATCCCATGTGGGAGCGGGCTTGCTCGCGAATGCGGTGGGTCAGTCAATACATGTGTGGCTGATCCACCGCATTCGCGAGCAAGCCCGCTCCCACATTTTGATCTTCATTTGCTCAGGGTTTGAGGCTGGCCTGGACCGCCGCCACGCCGTCTTTGCCATCCAGCGTCGTCACACCCGCCAGCCAGCGCTGCAAATCCTCGGGGTTGTCGCGCAACCATTGTTTGGCCACCTCCTGCGGCGTCTTGCGATCCATGATCGGTACCATCAACTGGCTTTCCTGGGCCGCAGTGTAGGTCAGGTTTTCCAGCAGGCGGGTCACGTTGGGGCAACGCTCGGCGTAATCCGGCGCCGTCACCGTGGAGACCGTGGCCATGCCTTCGTTGGCGCCGAACACATCCTCACTGCCGGTCAGGTATGCCATTTTCATGTTGATGTTCATCGGGTGCGGGGTCCAACCGACAAACACCACGAACTCCTTGCGATTCACCGCCCGCTGCACGGCTGCCAGCATGCCCGCCTCGCCGGAGGCCACCAGCTTGAAGCCGCCGAGGCCGAAGCGGTTGCTGTCGATCATTTTCTGGATATCGGTATTGGCGCCGCTGCCCGGCTCGATGCCATAGATCTTGCCGCCCAGTTTGTCCTTGAAGCGGGCAATGTCGGCAAAGGTCTTCAGGCCCGCGTCGGCAACGTACTGCGGCACCGCAAGCGTCGCTTGAGCGTCGGACAGGCTCGGCTTGTCGAACACCTTGACCTGCTTGGCCGCGAGGAATGGTGCGATGTTGTTGTCCATCGCCGGTTTCCAGTAGCCCAGGAAGATATCCAGGCGCTTGTCGCGGATGCCGGCAAAGATGATTTGCTGCACGGCATTGGTTTGCTTGCTGTCATAGCCCAGGCTATTGAGCAGCACATCGGCCATGCCGCTGGTGGCGATCACGTCAGTCCAGCTGACCACGCCCATGCGCACGACCTTGCACGAGGCCGGGTCGGCGGCCATCGCATTGGCGCTCAGAAGTGCGGTGCCGGTGAGAATCAACAGACAACGGTTGAACAGTCTTTTCATCGATGCGGTCTCACTCGGCAGTTTTTATTGTGGGAGTGGCGTCTGACGCGCCGTGCTCAACACCTTACCCAGCGAGACC from Pseudomonas yamanorum harbors:
- a CDS encoding choline ABC transporter substrate-binding protein, translated to MKRLFNRCLLILTGTALLSANAMAADPASCKVVRMGVVSWTDVIATSGMADVLLNSLGYDSKQTNAVQQIIFAGIRDKRLDIFLGYWKPAMDNNIAPFLAAKQVKVFDKPSLSDAQATLAVPQYVADAGLKTFADIARFKDKLGGKIYGIEPGSGANTDIQKMIDSNRFGLGGFKLVASGEAGMLAAVQRAVNRKEFVVFVGWTPHPMNINMKMAYLTGSEDVFGANEGMATVSTVTAPDYAERCPNVTRLLENLTYTAAQESQLMVPIMDRKTPQEVAKQWLRDNPEDLQRWLAGVTTLDGKDGVAAVQASLKP